A window of Agrobacterium tumefaciens contains these coding sequences:
- a CDS encoding carbohydrate ABC transporter permease, with product MTMPNILKTTAFYALVAVIMVISVFPFYYAILTSLKSGSALFQVNYWPREFSLTNYNFVIGNGTFLRNLGNSLLVASSVVILSLFLAVTASYALARVRFRGRALLLLTILSVSMFPQIAVLAGLFELIRWAGIFNTPLALIFSYMIFTLPFTVWVLTTFMRDLPIEIEEAAIVDGATPWVIITQVFMPLMWPALVTTGLLAFIAAWNEFLFALTFTSSNEQRTVPVAIALLSGGSQFEIPWGTIMAASVIVTAPLVVLVLIFQRRIISGLTAGGVKG from the coding sequence ATGACAATGCCAAACATCCTGAAAACCACCGCTTTTTATGCGCTGGTCGCCGTTATCATGGTGATCTCGGTATTCCCCTTCTATTACGCGATCCTGACCAGTCTGAAATCCGGTTCAGCCCTGTTCCAAGTCAATTACTGGCCGCGCGAATTTTCGCTTACCAACTACAACTTCGTCATCGGCAATGGCACCTTCCTGCGCAATCTCGGCAATTCGTTGCTGGTTGCGTCATCCGTGGTTATCCTGTCGCTGTTTCTGGCGGTTACCGCATCCTATGCGCTGGCTCGTGTCCGCTTCCGCGGCCGAGCGCTACTGCTGCTCACCATCCTGTCGGTTTCGATGTTCCCGCAGATCGCCGTTCTCGCCGGCCTGTTCGAATTGATCCGCTGGGCCGGCATCTTCAACACGCCGCTCGCGCTGATCTTTTCCTACATGATCTTCACCCTGCCTTTCACGGTCTGGGTCTTGACGACCTTCATGCGCGACCTGCCGATCGAGATCGAGGAAGCGGCGATCGTGGATGGCGCGACACCATGGGTCATCATCACCCAGGTCTTCATGCCACTGATGTGGCCCGCACTCGTTACGACAGGGCTTCTCGCCTTCATTGCGGCGTGGAACGAATTCCTCTTCGCGCTCACCTTCACTTCATCCAACGAGCAGCGCACCGTGCCCGTCGCCATTGCTCTTCTGTCTGGCGGCTCGCAGTTCGAAATCCCGTGGGGAACGATTATGGCAGCGTCCGTCATCGTCACCGCTCCGCTCGTTGTCCTCGTTCTGATCTTCCAGCGACGCATCATCTCCGGCCTCACCGCCGGCGGCGTCAAAGGCTAG
- a CDS encoding ABC transporter ATP-binding protein, with product MTTIQLRDLRKSFGAFDVIKGIDMDIRSGEFMVFVGPSGCGKSTLLRLICGLEEITGGTLSFDGETVNRLPPAKRGVAMVFQSYALYPHMTVFENMAFGMKLSGADKEQRRKRVEAAAEMLQLTPYLERLPKQLSGGQRQRVAIGRAIVRDPKVFLFDEPLSNLDAALRVATRLEIAKLHREMHDTTMIYVTHDQVEAMTLADRICVLRDGRVEQIGTPLELYESPVNTFVAGFIGSPKMNFLAGKYAETEGAKTIGIRPEHIAITTDGNGWNGEIVHSEMLGSDSYIYVEIGSGEPVVVREEGVTGRKAGERITLVPDAAQIHRFDAEGRALSRNPARGAA from the coding sequence ATGACCACCATTCAACTGCGCGATCTTCGCAAATCCTTCGGCGCCTTCGATGTCATCAAGGGCATCGACATGGATATTCGCTCCGGCGAGTTCATGGTCTTTGTCGGTCCCTCCGGCTGCGGCAAGTCCACCCTTCTGCGCCTCATTTGCGGCCTGGAAGAAATCACCGGCGGTACGCTGTCCTTCGACGGCGAGACGGTAAACCGCCTGCCACCGGCCAAGCGCGGCGTCGCCATGGTCTTCCAGTCCTATGCACTTTATCCGCATATGACCGTATTCGAAAACATGGCCTTCGGCATGAAACTATCCGGTGCAGACAAGGAGCAGCGGCGCAAGCGCGTGGAGGCGGCGGCCGAGATGCTGCAACTCACGCCTTATCTGGAGCGTCTGCCAAAGCAGCTCTCCGGCGGCCAGCGTCAGCGTGTCGCCATCGGCCGCGCCATCGTGCGCGATCCCAAGGTCTTCCTCTTCGATGAACCGCTCTCCAACCTCGATGCAGCGCTGCGCGTCGCAACCCGCCTGGAGATCGCCAAGCTGCACCGCGAAATGCATGATACGACGATGATCTATGTCACGCATGATCAGGTGGAGGCCATGACGCTCGCCGACCGCATCTGCGTGTTGCGCGATGGCCGTGTCGAGCAGATCGGCACGCCGCTCGAGCTTTACGAGAGCCCCGTCAACACCTTCGTCGCGGGCTTCATCGGCTCGCCGAAGATGAACTTTCTGGCAGGCAAATATGCCGAAACCGAGGGCGCAAAGACCATTGGCATCCGCCCTGAACACATTGCCATCACAACGGACGGGAACGGTTGGAACGGCGAGATCGTTCATTCGGAGATGTTGGGATCTGACAGCTACATCTATGTCGAGATCGGCTCTGGCGAGCCGGTCGTCGTTCGCGAAGAGGGCGTGACAGGCCGAAAGGCAGGCGAACGCATCACTCTCGTGCCGGATGCGGCGCAAATCCACCGTTTTGACGCTGAAGGCAGGGCGCTTTCCCGCAACCCCGCTCGGGGTGCTGCCTGA
- a CDS encoding ThuA domain-containing protein encodes MAINTVVWGENIHEHINETVRSIYPNGMHNTIADALNQDAEINATTATLQEPEHGLSQERLDNTDVLVWWGHKDHGAVQDEIVERVAKRVWEGMGLIVLHSGHFSKPFKRLMGTPCALKWREAGERERLWTINPRHPIAAGLPEHFELENEEMYGEQFSVPEPLETVFISWFQGGEVFRSGLTWRRGAGNIFYFRPGHETYPTYHDANVQKVISNSVKWAYNPAGALKSIHTAPNVPVDQALEPIEERGPKLHKAGEAGYR; translated from the coding sequence ATGGCCATCAACACCGTTGTATGGGGCGAAAATATTCACGAACACATCAATGAGACGGTGCGTTCGATCTATCCAAACGGCATGCACAACACAATTGCCGACGCTCTGAACCAGGACGCGGAGATCAACGCCACCACTGCCACACTGCAAGAGCCGGAACACGGGCTTTCGCAGGAGCGTCTCGACAACACCGACGTTCTGGTCTGGTGGGGCCACAAGGACCATGGCGCCGTACAGGATGAGATCGTCGAGCGCGTTGCCAAGCGGGTCTGGGAAGGCATGGGTCTCATCGTCCTGCATTCCGGCCACTTCTCCAAGCCCTTCAAGCGGCTGATGGGCACGCCCTGCGCGCTGAAATGGCGTGAGGCAGGTGAACGCGAGCGCCTGTGGACGATCAATCCGCGCCACCCGATTGCCGCTGGTCTGCCTGAACATTTCGAGCTTGAGAACGAAGAAATGTATGGCGAGCAGTTCTCCGTACCGGAACCATTGGAAACCGTCTTTATCTCTTGGTTCCAGGGCGGCGAGGTCTTCCGTTCCGGTCTGACCTGGAGGCGTGGGGCTGGCAACATTTTCTATTTCCGTCCTGGGCATGAAACCTATCCGACCTATCATGACGCCAACGTTCAGAAGGTCATCAGCAACTCGGTCAAATGGGCCTATAACCCGGCCGGCGCCCTGAAGAGCATTCACACCGCTCCCAACGTCCCCGTCGATCAGGCGCTGGAGCCGATCGAAGAACGCGGTCCGAAGCTGCACAAGGCGGGCGAAGCAGGTTATAGATAA
- a CDS encoding Gfo/Idh/MocA family protein: protein MRLLILGTGGMANNHATYFSQIAGVELVAAVDVDDVVVRAFALRHNIPLSFTSLDDAIAWGEFDAAANVTPDAIHHPTSLKLLAAGKHVFCEKPLAENYANAAEMADAAEKAGLVAMVNLTYRNVAPLQAAREMVLSGKIGKVRHLEASYLQSWLVSKAWGDWMTESKWLWRLSTKHGSNGVLGDVGIHILDFASYGAGSDVERIFTRLKTFDKYEGNKIGAYDLDANDSFTMTAELENGAMGVIHASRWATGHLNELRLRIHGDKGALEVIHTPDYSSLRACIGEDVEKAIWKTIDVDPVPTNYEKFAKAVMEGGVADPDFRHAANLQKVLDLSIIADRERRELAVSA, encoded by the coding sequence ATGAGACTTCTCATTCTTGGAACCGGTGGCATGGCGAACAATCACGCCACCTACTTCTCGCAAATCGCTGGCGTTGAACTTGTCGCGGCGGTGGATGTGGACGATGTGGTAGTGCGAGCATTCGCGCTGCGCCATAACATACCGCTGTCATTCACTTCTCTCGATGATGCGATCGCCTGGGGCGAATTCGATGCGGCGGCCAATGTCACGCCGGACGCCATTCATCATCCCACGAGTTTGAAACTCCTTGCCGCGGGCAAGCACGTCTTCTGCGAGAAACCGCTTGCGGAAAACTATGCCAACGCTGCGGAAATGGCCGATGCTGCCGAAAAGGCTGGGCTCGTGGCCATGGTCAACCTCACCTATCGCAATGTCGCCCCACTTCAGGCGGCACGCGAGATGGTGCTTTCGGGCAAGATCGGAAAGGTGCGCCATCTCGAGGCGTCATACCTCCAAAGCTGGCTCGTTTCCAAGGCCTGGGGCGACTGGATGACGGAAAGTAAGTGGCTTTGGCGGCTTTCCACCAAGCATGGCTCGAACGGCGTGCTCGGCGACGTTGGCATCCACATCCTCGACTTCGCCTCCTATGGTGCTGGCAGCGATGTGGAGCGCATCTTCACGCGCCTGAAGACCTTCGACAAATATGAAGGCAACAAAATCGGCGCTTACGATCTCGACGCCAACGACAGCTTCACCATGACCGCCGAACTGGAAAACGGGGCGATGGGCGTCATCCATGCCAGCCGCTGGGCAACCGGCCACCTGAACGAGCTTCGCCTGCGCATCCACGGCGACAAGGGCGCGCTCGAGGTGATCCACACGCCTGATTATTCCAGCCTGCGTGCGTGCATCGGCGAAGACGTCGAAAAAGCGATCTGGAAGACGATCGATGTCGATCCCGTGCCCACCAACTACGAAAAGTTCGCCAAGGCCGTTATGGAAGGCGGCGTCGCTGATCCAGACTTCCGCCACGCCGCAAACCTGCAAAAGGTGCTCGATCTGTCGATCATCGCCGATCGGGAGCGCCGCGAGCTCGCCGTTTCTGCTTGA
- a CDS encoding DNA alkylation repair protein — translation MSDTAAPALKEIFNREKLQHIADQTKAVYPPFDVSAFMALATANLEALGIMQRMRQVATSLHATLPGDYARNIEILSAAAPGIGNGFASISLPEYVALYGLNDFDLSMEALQYFTRFGSSEFAIRHFLQKDIARTIAVMETWTQHDNEHVRRLASEGCRPRLPWSFQLKSLVVDPSPVTAILDALKADEALYVRKSVANHLNDITKDNPDFVLALIDTWPKDDPNTRWIMRQALRTLIKKGDAAALAHLGAHGEAQIALASFQVSPDKVVLGNPVRIATSFTSTAKSPQKLVIDYAVHYVKKSGGTSAKVFKWKEVELQPGETCALSISRATRDFTTRKHYAGTHRVDLMINGRLAADRAFELLV, via the coding sequence ATGAGCGACACGGCGGCGCCCGCACTGAAGGAAATCTTCAACCGCGAAAAACTGCAGCATATCGCTGATCAGACCAAAGCTGTTTATCCGCCCTTCGACGTGTCCGCCTTCATGGCGCTTGCGACGGCGAATCTCGAGGCGCTTGGGATCATGCAGCGCATGCGCCAGGTGGCGACCAGCCTGCATGCAACTCTTCCCGGGGACTATGCTCGCAATATTGAGATTCTCAGCGCTGCAGCTCCTGGCATCGGCAATGGTTTTGCCTCCATTTCGCTGCCGGAATATGTCGCACTGTACGGCCTAAATGATTTTGATCTCTCCATGGAGGCACTGCAATATTTCACGCGTTTCGGCTCTTCGGAATTCGCCATACGGCATTTTCTGCAGAAGGATATCGCGCGTACTATCGCTGTGATGGAAACATGGACGCAACATGATAACGAGCATGTCAGGCGGCTGGCGAGCGAAGGTTGTCGGCCTCGGCTTCCCTGGTCGTTCCAGCTTAAATCGCTCGTTGTCGATCCCTCTCCCGTCACCGCTATCCTGGACGCCCTGAAAGCGGACGAGGCGCTTTATGTGCGTAAATCCGTCGCCAATCACCTGAACGATATTACCAAGGACAATCCCGACTTCGTACTGGCGCTGATCGACACCTGGCCGAAAGACGACCCGAATACGCGCTGGATCATGCGGCAGGCCCTTCGCACCCTTATCAAGAAAGGCGATGCCGCAGCACTCGCCCATCTGGGTGCGCATGGTGAGGCGCAGATTGCGCTCGCGTCTTTTCAGGTATCGCCGGACAAGGTTGTTCTTGGCAATCCGGTGCGGATTGCAACCTCTTTCACGTCGACGGCGAAGAGCCCGCAGAAACTGGTGATCGACTACGCCGTCCACTACGTGAAGAAGAGCGGCGGCACGTCCGCCAAGGTCTTCAAATGGAAGGAAGTCGAGCTTCAGCCCGGCGAAACCTGCGCGCTGTCGATCAGCCGCGCCACCAGGGATTTCACCACCCGCAAACATTATGCCGGCACCCACAGGGTCGACCTTATGATCAATGGCAGGCTCGCCGCAGACCGTGCTTTCGAGCTTCTGGTCTGA
- a CDS encoding sulfate/molybdate ABC transporter ATP-binding protein translates to MKIRLENVVKTFDTFRAVRDVSLDIESGELLALLGPSGSGKTTILRMVAGLEYSDGGRILFGDEDATNIPVRDRGVGFVFQHYALFPHMTLNENIAFGMKVSKVKRDRAAIDARVQELLRLVKLEGLGDRFPAQISGGQRQRVALARALSVDPKVLLLDEPFGALDANVRRDLRRWLREIHSELGITTIFVTHDQEEALDLADRVVILNQGEIVQQGTPKEVCRQPNSSFVMRFLGDANRVPGVARGGKIYVGDNELPFSYGQGDGAVDIYARPGDLEWEDLHEGIPASVERVLDRAGERRVIVSTDGGDILEFDVPPENDVTAGDRGSVIIRRAKIFPAA, encoded by the coding sequence ATGAAAATCCGCCTCGAAAATGTAGTGAAGACCTTCGATACCTTCCGCGCCGTGCGCGATGTTTCGCTGGATATCGAAAGTGGCGAGCTTCTCGCCCTGCTCGGTCCCTCCGGCTCCGGCAAGACGACGATTTTGCGCATGGTGGCCGGCCTCGAATATAGCGATGGCGGTCGCATCCTTTTTGGGGACGAGGACGCCACCAATATTCCGGTGCGCGACCGCGGTGTCGGCTTCGTGTTCCAACATTATGCGTTGTTTCCGCATATGACGCTGAATGAAAACATCGCCTTCGGCATGAAGGTCTCGAAGGTAAAGCGCGACCGTGCGGCGATCGATGCCCGCGTGCAGGAGCTGCTGCGCCTTGTGAAGCTTGAGGGTCTTGGCGACCGTTTTCCGGCGCAGATATCCGGCGGGCAGCGACAGCGGGTTGCTTTAGCGCGCGCTCTTTCGGTCGATCCGAAGGTGCTGCTGCTGGACGAACCCTTCGGGGCGCTGGATGCCAATGTGCGTCGCGACCTGCGGCGCTGGCTTCGTGAGATCCATTCCGAACTTGGCATTACCACGATTTTCGTGACCCACGATCAGGAAGAGGCGCTCGATCTTGCCGACCGCGTGGTCATTCTTAACCAGGGGGAGATTGTGCAGCAGGGCACGCCGAAAGAGGTTTGCCGCCAACCCAACAGCTCTTTCGTCATGCGTTTCCTCGGCGATGCCAACCGCGTGCCCGGTGTGGCGCGGGGCGGAAAAATCTATGTCGGCGATAACGAGCTGCCTTTCTCTTATGGCCAGGGCGACGGTGCCGTTGATATCTACGCCCGACCGGGTGATCTCGAATGGGAGGATCTCCATGAGGGCATTCCCGCCTCCGTGGAGCGTGTTCTCGACCGCGCCGGGGAAAGACGGGTGATTGTCAGCACCGATGGCGGAGACATTCTCGAGTTCGACGTGCCGCCGGAAAACGACGTCACGGCGGGTGATCGCGGTTCCGTCATCATCCGCCGGGCAAAGATTTTCCCGGCGGCGTAA
- the cysW gene encoding sulfate ABC transporter permease subunit CysW, whose product MSTVSSHRKPPRVGDAPWVRRSLVAFVLIIGAVLVVAPLVIIGVEAFSQGWKAYSATITHPDTRHAIMLTVLTALIAVPVNTAFGIAAAWSITKFDFPGRRFLLVLIEIPFSISPIVAGVAYLFVYGLQGLFGAFLDAHDIKILFALPGIVIASMFVTAPFVARELIPLMQAQGRDLEEAATSLGASGWRTFFSVTLPNIKWALLYGVVLCNARVMGEFGAVSVVSGNIRGQTNTLPLHIELLYHDYQTAGAFASASILALLAVVTIIAKVALEQRGAGRGRKKTNGDAAIATET is encoded by the coding sequence ATGAGCACCGTTTCTTCGCACCGCAAACCGCCGCGCGTTGGTGATGCCCCATGGGTGCGCCGCAGCCTCGTCGCCTTCGTGCTCATCATTGGCGCTGTGCTGGTGGTGGCGCCGCTTGTCATCATCGGCGTCGAAGCGTTTTCGCAGGGCTGGAAAGCCTATTCGGCCACCATCACACATCCCGATACCCGCCATGCCATCATGTTGACAGTTCTGACGGCGCTGATCGCGGTGCCCGTCAACACCGCCTTCGGCATTGCGGCGGCCTGGTCCATTACGAAGTTTGATTTCCCCGGCAGACGCTTTTTGCTGGTATTGATCGAGATACCTTTCTCCATTTCCCCCATCGTTGCGGGTGTCGCCTATCTCTTCGTGTATGGCCTGCAGGGCCTTTTCGGCGCGTTCCTCGATGCCCATGATATCAAGATACTGTTTGCGCTGCCCGGCATCGTCATCGCCTCGATGTTCGTGACCGCACCCTTTGTGGCGCGAGAACTTATCCCGCTAATGCAGGCGCAGGGCCGCGATCTCGAAGAGGCGGCGACTTCGCTTGGTGCCTCCGGGTGGCGCACCTTCTTTTCGGTGACCTTGCCGAACATCAAATGGGCGCTGCTTTATGGCGTCGTGTTGTGCAATGCCCGCGTCATGGGCGAATTCGGCGCGGTGTCTGTGGTCTCGGGCAATATTCGCGGCCAGACAAACACGCTGCCGCTGCATATCGAGCTGCTGTATCACGATTACCAGACGGCCGGCGCCTTTGCGTCAGCCTCCATCCTTGCCTTGCTCGCCGTGGTCACCATCATTGCAAAAGTGGCGCTGGAGCAACGCGGTGCCGGCCGCGGGCGTAAAAAGACCAACGGCGATGCCGCCATCGCTACGGAGACCTGA
- the cysT gene encoding sulfate ABC transporter permease subunit CysT, with the protein MKRNVLPGLKLSLGVTLTYVAIIVLLPLSALVFKAASLGPAEYWSIISSPRAVASYRVTVVCALAATLFNVVFGLALAWVLTRYRFPGWRLVDAIVDLPFALPTAVAGIALTTLFAGNGWFGSVLSQFGIKVAYTPLGIMVAMAFTSLPFIVRTVQPVLEDLDPALEEAAQSLGGSDMEIFRKVILPLLTPALLAGLSLSFARSLGEFGAIIFIAGNQPLSTEITALLIFIRLEEYDYQAAAAIASVLLITAFVMLALTNFLQSRALRYTVRS; encoded by the coding sequence TTGAAGCGGAATGTTCTGCCGGGACTTAAATTGTCCCTTGGCGTAACTCTCACCTACGTCGCCATTATCGTGCTTCTGCCTCTCTCGGCGCTGGTCTTCAAGGCGGCAAGCCTCGGACCTGCCGAGTATTGGTCGATCATCTCGTCGCCGCGCGCTGTTGCAAGCTATCGTGTTACGGTTGTCTGCGCTCTCGCTGCCACCCTCTTCAATGTCGTGTTTGGCCTTGCCCTTGCCTGGGTGCTCACGCGCTATCGCTTTCCGGGGTGGCGTCTCGTCGACGCCATTGTCGATCTGCCCTTTGCGCTTCCCACGGCCGTCGCCGGTATTGCGCTGACGACGTTGTTTGCGGGCAATGGCTGGTTTGGCTCGGTTCTGTCCCAATTCGGCATCAAGGTCGCCTATACGCCGCTCGGCATTATGGTGGCCATGGCCTTCACCAGCCTCCCCTTCATTGTGCGCACCGTTCAGCCGGTGCTGGAAGACCTCGACCCGGCACTGGAGGAAGCAGCACAATCGCTTGGCGGCTCGGATATGGAGATTTTCCGCAAGGTCATTTTGCCATTGCTCACGCCGGCGCTGCTTGCCGGTCTCTCGCTCTCCTTTGCCCGTAGCCTTGGTGAATTCGGCGCGATCATCTTCATCGCGGGCAACCAGCCCTTGTCGACGGAGATCACGGCGCTGCTGATCTTTATCCGGCTGGAGGAATATGATTATCAGGCAGCCGCCGCGATCGCGTCAGTTCTGCTCATCACCGCATTCGTCATGCTGGCTTTGACCAACTTTCTACAGTCGCGCGCCTTGCGTTACACGGTGAGGAGCTAA
- the cysP gene encoding thiosulfate ABC transporter substrate-binding protein CysP, which translates to MKRLLIIGTAIAALFAGAAQAQAPTTILNASYDVAREVFAAENEAFIKQHPGVTVDQSHAGTSKQARAIVEGLEADVVTFNQVTDVDFLVKQGFVSADWKKDFPNDASPFYSFPSFLVRAGNPKGIKDWDDLARDDVKVVFPNPKTSGNARYTYLAATAYAKEKFNGDEKKVQEFVKKIFDNTPVFDTGGRAATTTFVEREIGDVLITFEAETRGIAKQYGADKVEGVVPSVSLLAEFPVAVVDKVVDKRGSRELAKSYLDFLYTEEGQRIAAEFGHRVHDEKVVGEFKDKFPAIRLVNVNDVFGGWDKIQKEHFASGATLDTLYGSR; encoded by the coding sequence ATGAAACGTCTTCTCATTATCGGGACTGCCATCGCCGCACTATTTGCAGGTGCAGCGCAGGCGCAGGCTCCGACCACCATTCTTAATGCGTCTTATGATGTCGCCCGTGAAGTGTTCGCAGCCGAGAACGAGGCGTTCATCAAGCAGCACCCCGGTGTTACCGTCGATCAGTCGCATGCCGGCACCTCCAAGCAGGCCCGCGCTATCGTTGAGGGCCTGGAGGCGGATGTGGTCACCTTCAATCAGGTGACGGATGTCGACTTTCTGGTGAAGCAGGGTTTCGTTTCCGCCGACTGGAAAAAGGATTTTCCGAACGACGCCTCGCCGTTCTATTCTTTTCCCTCTTTCCTCGTGCGCGCCGGTAACCCCAAGGGCATCAAGGACTGGGACGATCTTGCCCGCGACGATGTGAAAGTGGTTTTCCCCAATCCTAAAACCTCTGGTAACGCCCGCTATACCTATCTTGCCGCCACAGCTTACGCCAAGGAGAAGTTCAACGGCGATGAGAAGAAGGTGCAGGAGTTCGTCAAGAAAATCTTCGACAACACGCCGGTGTTCGACACTGGAGGCCGCGCCGCCACCACGACCTTCGTTGAACGTGAAATCGGTGATGTGCTGATCACGTTCGAGGCCGAGACACGCGGCATTGCCAAGCAATATGGAGCCGACAAGGTGGAAGGCGTTGTGCCCTCCGTCAGCCTGCTCGCCGAATTCCCTGTCGCCGTGGTGGACAAGGTGGTCGACAAGCGCGGTTCGCGTGAGCTGGCGAAAAGCTATCTCGACTTCCTCTATACCGAAGAAGGCCAGCGTATCGCTGCCGAGTTCGGCCATCGTGTCCACGACGAAAAAGTCGTCGGCGAATTCAAGGACAAGTTCCCTGCCATTCGCCTCGTCAACGTCAACGATGTCTTCGGCGGCTGGGACAAAATCCAGAAAGAGCATTTTGCATCCGGCGCGACGCTTGATACGCTTTACGGCAGCCGCTAA
- a CDS encoding enoyl-CoA hydratase/isomerase family protein translates to MKAHAEVIVEKRGRAGVIRLNRPQAINSLTLPMVGALSRALQRFEEDPDISCAVLTGEGERGLCAGGDVRIIHDLGKAGDPQVLEFWQEEFPLNYRIAHFSKPYVALMDGIVMGGGVGISAHGSHRIATERTKLAMPETGIGYFPDVGGSWLLPKAPGECGTWLGLTGNAIGAADALYAGFADYLVPSHRLDDLVQDLSQATDREDIEATIGAHVAQAGESILQANQNTIDATFGFDTIEEIVAALSARQDAFSRETLEVLQKRSPTSLKLTLKLLRLGRESMSLIECLEREFAAGTEILRQHDFYEGVRAALIDKDRNPRWRPARLEEVREVDLEPYLAGHSGNLFPDHRL, encoded by the coding sequence ATGAAGGCGCATGCGGAGGTGATCGTCGAGAAGCGAGGAAGGGCCGGAGTCATCAGGCTTAACCGCCCCCAAGCCATCAACAGCCTCACACTCCCGATGGTGGGCGCGCTCTCGCGGGCCTTGCAGCGTTTCGAGGAGGACCCTGACATTTCATGCGCGGTGCTGACCGGGGAGGGGGAGCGGGGCCTCTGCGCCGGTGGCGACGTCCGCATCATTCACGATCTCGGCAAGGCCGGCGACCCGCAGGTGCTGGAGTTTTGGCAGGAAGAGTTTCCGCTCAACTATCGTATCGCCCATTTCAGTAAGCCCTATGTCGCCTTGATGGACGGTATCGTCATGGGCGGCGGCGTCGGCATTTCGGCCCACGGCAGCCACCGCATCGCGACCGAACGCACCAAACTCGCCATGCCGGAAACCGGGATCGGGTATTTCCCCGACGTCGGTGGGTCATGGCTGCTTCCGAAAGCGCCCGGGGAATGTGGCACATGGTTGGGATTGACGGGAAATGCCATCGGAGCCGCCGATGCCCTTTATGCCGGCTTTGCGGATTATCTTGTTCCTTCACACCGGCTCGATGACTTGGTCCAGGACCTCTCGCAGGCCACGGACCGCGAAGATATCGAGGCGACGATCGGCGCTCACGTTGCGCAGGCTGGTGAAAGCATCTTGCAGGCAAATCAGAATACCATCGACGCGACATTTGGCTTCGACACCATCGAGGAGATTGTCGCTGCGCTGTCGGCACGACAGGATGCATTTTCGCGCGAAACGCTGGAGGTCCTCCAAAAGCGATCCCCGACGAGCCTGAAACTGACGCTGAAGCTACTGCGCCTTGGGCGGGAGAGCATGAGCCTCATCGAATGTCTGGAACGGGAATTCGCCGCCGGTACGGAAATATTGCGGCAGCACGATTTTTATGAGGGCGTACGCGCCGCGCTGATCGACAAGGACCGTAACCCCCGCTGGCGACCTGCACGGCTGGAGGAAGTGCGGGAGGTGGATTTGGAACCCTATCTTGCCGGGCATTCCGGCAATCTGTTTCCCGATCATCGCCTCTGA
- a CDS encoding DUF2934 domain-containing protein, whose amino-acid sequence MQVSEQEWISKRAYTLWEKEGHPHGRDAYHWEQAKHEFALLKSSEATKPATRKKAAPKAAVAEVAPDAEIAAKPKSRARKAAAKQQ is encoded by the coding sequence ATGCAGGTTTCGGAACAGGAATGGATCAGCAAAAGGGCCTACACACTTTGGGAAAAGGAAGGCCATCCGCATGGCCGTGACGCCTACCATTGGGAACAGGCCAAGCACGAGTTCGCACTTTTGAAATCGTCGGAAGCGACCAAACCGGCAACGCGCAAGAAGGCTGCTCCCAAGGCCGCCGTTGCAGAAGTCGCGCCTGATGCGGAAATTGCTGCAAAGCCGAAGAGCCGTGCCCGCAAGGCTGCCGCAAAGCAACAATGA